The following are encoded in a window of Salinigranum halophilum genomic DNA:
- a CDS encoding nicotinate-nucleotide--dimethylbenzimidazole phosphoribosyltransferase, giving the protein MRLMLVAGSTRTAAIDGLSAAGASAALRLHTPSADAELVRYGRLVRAPVLPVSPTGCPTPALVTRAVVDLLGLDTLVCDGGMAKPTGAPTVDFGAKPGHDIREPDPVRTAPGVFAAAKAFGERVADDHLVVGETIPGGTTTALGVLRALGEPYPVSSSLPDNPLARKETVVEAAFEASDIAPGQAAHRPELAVRFAGDPVLAVVAGLCVGARASGTRVTLAGGTQLVAAAALVRHAGCLDTLELATTSYLAESVDLEPAVAGLDLDLTVTDPGFEDARLAQYATVGREGAAMGGALALADRAGELDAVEDRTLALLEGLSAPEHGTEETGGEDGRGP; this is encoded by the coding sequence ATGCGACTGATGCTCGTCGCGGGCTCGACCCGCACGGCGGCCATCGACGGCCTCAGCGCCGCGGGGGCCAGCGCCGCCCTCCGCTTGCACACCCCGAGCGCCGACGCCGAACTCGTCCGATACGGTCGGCTCGTCCGCGCGCCCGTGCTTCCCGTCAGTCCGACGGGTTGTCCGACACCCGCGCTGGTGACGCGTGCCGTCGTCGACCTGCTCGGCCTCGACACCCTCGTCTGTGACGGCGGGATGGCGAAGCCCACGGGTGCGCCGACGGTCGACTTCGGCGCGAAACCCGGACACGACATCCGCGAACCCGACCCCGTTCGAACCGCCCCGGGCGTGTTCGCCGCCGCGAAGGCCTTCGGTGAGCGAGTGGCCGACGACCACCTCGTCGTCGGCGAGACCATCCCTGGTGGAACGACGACGGCGCTCGGTGTCCTGCGCGCGCTCGGCGAGCCCTACCCGGTGTCGTCGTCGCTCCCCGACAACCCGCTCGCACGGAAGGAGACGGTCGTCGAGGCGGCGTTCGAGGCGTCGGACATCGCACCCGGACAGGCGGCCCACCGGCCGGAACTCGCCGTCCGCTTCGCCGGCGACCCGGTCCTCGCCGTCGTGGCCGGCCTCTGTGTCGGCGCGCGGGCGTCAGGCACTCGGGTGACGCTCGCCGGCGGGACGCAACTGGTCGCGGCGGCCGCGCTCGTCCGCCACGCGGGCTGTCTCGACACGCTCGAACTCGCGACGACGTCGTATCTGGCCGAGAGCGTCGACCTCGAACCGGCGGTGGCGGGGCTCGACCTCGACCTCACGGTCACCGACCCCGGATTCGAGGACGCCCGACTCGCCCAGTACGCTACCGTCGGCAGGGAGGGGGCGGCGATGGGTGGGGCGCTCGCGCTCGCCGACCGCGCGGGCGAACTCGACGCCGTCGAGGACCGAACGCTCGCGCTGCTCGAGGGGCTCTCCGCACCCGAACACGGCACGGAGGAGACGGGCGGGGAGGACGGCCGTGGACCCTGA
- a CDS encoding NTP transferase domain-containing protein gives MDAPLTPVPALVLCGGRGTRLGGSTEKPLVTVCDEPMVDRVVRALEGSRVSTTHAVTSPHTPETRARAADVLGVDTIDAPGEGYVEDLRYALDHVAEPVLTVVADLPHLAPEHVDRALADACAGGTPTSLTVCVPVDLKHRLGVSVDTAFDHEGRELAPTGLNVVAGGTETVSVVDDERLAVNVNHPRDREVAEERCD, from the coding sequence GTGGACGCTCCTCTGACTCCCGTCCCCGCGCTCGTCCTCTGTGGCGGGCGGGGGACCCGACTCGGGGGCTCGACCGAGAAACCCCTCGTCACGGTGTGCGACGAGCCGATGGTCGACCGGGTGGTCCGCGCGCTCGAGGGCAGCCGCGTCTCGACCACCCACGCCGTCACCTCTCCGCACACCCCCGAGACGCGCGCCCGCGCGGCGGACGTCCTCGGCGTCGACACCATCGACGCGCCTGGCGAGGGGTACGTCGAGGACCTCCGATACGCGCTCGACCACGTGGCAGAGCCCGTACTCACCGTCGTCGCCGACCTCCCGCACCTCGCTCCCGAGCACGTCGACCGCGCGCTCGCGGACGCGTGCGCCGGCGGGACGCCGACGTCGCTCACGGTCTGTGTCCCCGTCGACCTGAAGCACCGGCTGGGTGTGAGTGTCGACACTGCCTTCGACCACGAGGGACGGGAGCTCGCGCCGACGGGACTGAACGTCGTCGCCGGGGGGACCGAAACGGTGTCGGTAGTCGACGACGAACGCCTCGCCGTGAACGTCAATCACCCGCGTGACAGAGAGGTGGCCGAGGAACGATGCGACTGA